The Acetobacter sp. DNA window GGAAGAATGGATCGCTGATCCCGAAATTGACGTTGTGATTACAAATGGCGGCACCGGCGTCACCGGACGCGATGTCACGCCTGAAGCGTTCGAACGTGTGATTGAAAAACGTATCGAAGGTTTTGGTGAACTGTTCCGGATGCTGTCCTATCAGAAAATAGGCACCTCCACGATCCAGTCCCGGGCGCTGGCAGGGGTGGCGAGAGGCACCTACCTGTTCGCCCTTCCGGGTTCGACTGGAGCAGTAAAGGACGGGTGGGACGATATTCTGGTTTTCCAGCTCGACAGTCGTCATATGCCCTGTAATTTTGTGGAACTTATGCCGCGTCTGCAGGAACGATAAAGGAAAAGATGATATGGCCGATGATATCAAACTCCTGATGCTTGCTGGTGACTACGTCGAAGATTACGAAATCATGGTGCCGTATCAGGCTTTGACCATGGTTGGTTACACTGTCGATGTCGTATCGCCCGGAAAGAAGAAGGGCGACAAGGTCATTACAGCCATTCATGATTTTGAAGGCGCCCAGACCTATAGCGAGAAACCCGGTCATTATTTCGAACTGACAGCAGACTTCGACAAGGTTGTTCTCGATGACTATCTCGGTCTGATTGTGCCCGGCGGACGGATGCCGGAATATCTTCGCCTCGACCAGAGGGTGCTTGATATCGTAAGGGCATTTGCAGATAGGCCTATGGCCTGTATCTGTCATGGCATCCAGATTCTGACGGCGGCCGGAATTGTCAAAGGCCGCAAGGTTTCCGCCTACCCTGCCTGTCGTCCGGAAGTGGAACTGGCCGGCGGCACCTATGTCGATCTTCCTGTGACAGAGGCTATTACGGATGGAGAGCTTGTGACCGCCCCGGCATGGCCCGCGCATCCGGCATGGCTGGCTCAATTCCTGAAGGTTCTGGGAGCAAGTGTTTCTCCGTAATCCCGGATGCAGGGGAACGGATTCATGGCGGCTCTCGAAATGAGAGCCGCCATTTTTTATGAAAGATAAGGAATTTTCCGATTTTTATCGATCTGTATGATCTTTTTCTCTTTCAGAATCTCGATCAGTGGAGTGACGTTCTGAATAGGGATATCGTTTTTAAATACTGCGCTGATCATGTTCCGGAGTTTTTCCTCTGTGCTGGGCCGATTTTTTCTTATCTTTTCTAAATGTGCGATTATTTTGTCTTCCGGGAGTTTCTCCGTAATGTCTTCGGGTTCATGATAGCCGGGAAAACTCGCAGACCGGGTGCATTGGACGCCTGTGGTCTTCAAATGGGCTATAAGAGGATCAAAGCCAGTGTCCTTTGAAATGACATGGAAGCGCGCGGTTTTATCCACACCAGAAAGTAGACCAATGTAATAGACGATATGAAAATCGAGCGCGTTATTTCCGATTGCATTTATTTTGATGTACCGGGCTCTTTTCCCAATCAATTGTAAAGATTTTGCGATATTGAAGCCAATTTTATCCTGAGTTTTTCCAGCAAAAACAAGGATATTTATATTTTCATCATTCAAGGAGGGGAGTGTTTTTGGCTGAATATTTTCATAATCGATAAAAATATAAGTCCTCGCGACTGAGGATAGTTCT harbors:
- the moaB gene encoding molybdenum cofactor biosynthesis protein B; protein product: MTRIDTSKPFLPVRIAVMTVSDTRTLETDGSGQSLVDRLQAAGHVLAARSIEPDDADRIVSRLEEWIADPEIDVVITNGGTGVTGRDVTPEAFERVIEKRIEGFGELFRMLSYQKIGTSTIQSRALAGVARGTYLFALPGSTGAVKDGWDDILVFQLDSRHMPCNFVELMPRLQER
- a CDS encoding DJ-1/PfpI family protein codes for the protein MADDIKLLMLAGDYVEDYEIMVPYQALTMVGYTVDVVSPGKKKGDKVITAIHDFEGAQTYSEKPGHYFELTADFDKVVLDDYLGLIVPGGRMPEYLRLDQRVLDIVRAFADRPMACICHGIQILTAAGIVKGRKVSAYPACRPEVELAGGTYVDLPVTEAITDGELVTAPAWPAHPAWLAQFLKVLGASVSP
- a CDS encoding PIN domain-containing protein, with the protein product MSELSSVARTYIFIDYENIQPKTLPSLNDENINILVFAGKTQDKIGFNIAKSLQLIGKRARYIKINAIGNNALDFHIVYYIGLLSGVDKTARFHVISKDTGFDPLIAHLKTTGVQCTRSASFPGYHEPEDITEKLPEDKIIAHLEKIRKNRPSTEEKLRNMISAVFKNDIPIQNVTPLIEILKEKKIIQIDKNRKIPYLS